The following proteins are encoded in a genomic region of Variovorax paradoxus:
- a CDS encoding non-ribosomal peptide synthetase, whose protein sequence is MTSVVHQGKTAPLTSGQMAMWLGAKFASPDTNFNLAEAIDIDGEIDLETFLAAIRQVADEAEATRLNFVDTEQGPRQVLAPTFTGEIPYLDVSGESDPHGAAERWMRADFTRSIDLARGQLWLSALIRIAPDRHIWYHRSHHIVLDGFGGGLIARRLADVYSAMAGNHAEVAEESRLAPLSQLAEEDNAYRESGRFPRDRQYWTDRFGDAPDPLSLASQRSVNVGGLLRQTVHLPAASVQALQGIAQGLGTTLPQILIAATAAYLYRATGVEDMVIGIPVTARHNDRMRRVPAMVANALPLRLAMRADLPIPELIREVGRQMRQILRHQSYRYEHLRSDLNMLVNNRQLFTTVVNVEPFDYDFRFAGHAAKPRNLSNGTAEDLGIFLYERGNGQDLQIDFDANPAVHTAEKLADHQRRLLAFFTAVIHQPDQAIGHIDLLGAGERRRLLVDWNDTAHTVPHTTLTALIEAQLAGNPEGIALRFDGHAMRNGELNRRANRLAHLLRARGAGPERTVALAIPRSLELMVALLATLKTGAAYLPVDPDFPQDRIAFMLGDAQPVCLITTAALAETLPGDASQLLLDLPQTIAELGTCPDTDLGAAIDPAHPAYVIYTSGSTGMPKGAVVSHRAIVNRLRWMQDRYSLQADDRVLQKTPSSFDVSVWEFFWPLIDGATLVLAKPGGHKDAAYLAGLIAEEGVTTVHFVPSMLEVFLLEPAASACTTLRRVICSGEALSPALQSQFQQKLPCELHNLYGPTEAAVDVTSWECLREPMAESASASVPIGRPIWNTQMHVLDSGLQPVPPGVTGELYIAGMGLARGYLNRPLLSAERFIANPYGAPGSRMYRSGDLARWRSDGSLDFLGRADQQVKIRGLRIEPGEIEAVLLQHPQVAQAAVIAREDTPGEKRLVAYVVAAEAADPQAAELRDHLALALPDYMVPSAFVSLPALPLGPSGKLDRRALPPPELQPATPYAAPRTPTEKILAGLWAETLHLQRVGIHDNFFELGGHSLMIVQLISMIRQQFMIDLPVDTLFQVSTIAGLAELLDQESGARPSLTPMPRPARIPLSFAQRRLWLMNQLADADPAYNMPLALRLSGVLDRAALHEALGDLVQRHESLRTIYPNEDGLPYQHILDGEQARPAVIEAVSSEEEIAAQLHAAARCGFKLDSTVPLRTHLFRLADDEHVLLLLTHHIVGDGASLMPLASDLSVAYAARCEGKAPGWAPLPLQYADYALWQQQLLGSEDDPDSMAGRQREFWRETLRDLPERLSLPVDRPHPAAPSYRGDVVPIQIPPHVHERMLQLARDGQASVFMVLQAALAGLLHRLGAGDDIAIGTPVAGRSDHALDELIGCFVNALVLRNDLSGQPSLRELIARVRTTNLAAYANQEFPYDRIVELLRPGRSGANLPLFQVMLGFQQGGSRLSFSLPGLSITPQPVAVDTAKFDLSFILDELRGADGLPGGIAGGIQYSTDLFDRGTVESIAARLARLLEEACDAPDEAIGSLAILSTEENHRLLQDWSGSTRELAPLTLADMVQAHAAARPHAAAVVLDSATVSYADLDAHANRLAHLLRGRSIGRGAVVATVLPRSLDLVVAHLAIVKAGAAYLPIDPNHMAGRSAFVFEEAAPAAVLTHAALLPQLAGVPHCLALDSDEAVAALAMQPKDAPVHAQPIDPQDAAYIIYTSGSTGVPKGVVVPHAGLNSLGTAMAERLAITSDSRVLQFSSSGFDASVMDQLMAFHAGAALVVPAAPQWLGTDLADLLERQAVSHALIPPAALATLPQGEFPHLQTLVVGGEACPAELAARWSEGRRMVNAYGPTEITICASMSEPMSAEAPPSIGRPIWNTRMYVLDDSLQPVPPGVAGELYIAGSGVARGYLKRPLLSAERFIADPFGEPGSRMYRSGDLARWRSDGSLDFLGRADQQVKIRGYRIEPGEIESVLLKHPQVTQAAVIVREDMPGDKRLVAYFTAASDDPQPVELRAHMAKALPDYMVPSAFVHLPSLPLTQSGKLDKKALPAPELQPAAAPYAEPRTPTERLLAGLWAETLHLERVGIHDNFFELGGHSLMAIQLGMRIRQQVRADFPHAEVYNRPSIAELAAWIDNAGGAAEALDLSRELDLPAHIQPQSTAPKLVPERVFLTGASGFVGSHLLAALLRDTPACVVCHVRAPDEEAGKLRLQHTLAQRQLGAIWDDARIKVVTGDLGKPRLGLDDSAVQLVQDGCDAIYHCAAQVDFLHPYASLKPANVGSVVTLLEWTSQGRAKSMHYVSTLAVIDQNNKEDTITEQSALASWSGLVDGYSQSKWVGDALAREAQARGMPVAIYRLGAVTGDHTHAICNADDLIWRVAHLYADLEAIPDMDLPLNLTPVDDVAHAILGLAGQQDSWGQVFHLMSQAALRVRDIPQVFERMGMRLEPVGLEPWLQRAHARLAVAQDRDLAAVLAILDRYDTSATPPQVSGAATHAQLEAIGAPIRPVDHDLLQRYFVDLGIDTKARRTPETTTS, encoded by the coding sequence ATGACGAGCGTCGTTCACCAGGGAAAAACAGCACCCCTCACATCGGGACAAATGGCGATGTGGCTCGGCGCCAAGTTCGCTTCGCCCGACACCAATTTCAATCTTGCCGAAGCCATCGATATCGACGGCGAGATCGATCTCGAAACCTTTCTCGCAGCCATCCGGCAAGTGGCCGATGAAGCCGAAGCCACGCGCCTGAACTTTGTCGATACGGAACAAGGCCCGCGCCAAGTCTTGGCACCCACCTTCACTGGCGAAATTCCCTACCTCGACGTCAGCGGCGAGAGCGATCCGCACGGCGCGGCGGAGCGCTGGATGCGTGCCGATTTCACCCGCAGCATCGACCTGGCGCGCGGGCAGCTGTGGCTTTCGGCGCTGATCCGCATCGCACCCGATCGACACATCTGGTATCACCGAAGCCACCACATCGTGCTCGACGGATTCGGCGGCGGCCTGATTGCGCGCCGCCTCGCAGACGTCTACAGCGCGATGGCCGGCAACCACGCGGAAGTCGCGGAAGAATCGCGCCTGGCGCCCCTCTCGCAACTGGCCGAGGAGGACAACGCCTACCGCGAGTCCGGCCGTTTCCCGCGCGACCGGCAGTACTGGACCGATCGCTTCGGCGATGCGCCCGATCCCTTGAGCCTGGCCTCGCAACGCTCGGTCAACGTCGGGGGCCTGCTACGGCAAACGGTGCACCTGCCGGCGGCGAGCGTGCAAGCCTTGCAAGGCATCGCGCAAGGGTTGGGAACCACGCTGCCGCAGATTCTGATTGCCGCGACCGCGGCCTATCTGTACCGCGCCACCGGCGTCGAAGACATGGTGATCGGCATTCCCGTGACGGCACGCCACAACGATCGCATGCGGCGTGTGCCGGCCATGGTTGCGAACGCACTGCCGCTGCGCTTGGCGATGCGCGCCGACCTGCCGATTCCGGAGTTGATTCGCGAAGTGGGGCGGCAGATGCGGCAGATCCTCCGGCACCAAAGCTATCGCTACGAGCACTTGCGCAGCGACCTCAACATGCTGGTCAACAACCGGCAGCTGTTCACCACCGTCGTGAACGTCGAGCCCTTCGACTACGACTTCCGCTTTGCCGGGCATGCCGCCAAGCCGCGCAACCTTTCCAATGGCACCGCAGAAGACCTGGGCATCTTCCTGTACGAGCGCGGCAACGGGCAAGACCTGCAGATCGATTTCGATGCCAATCCCGCGGTGCATACCGCCGAGAAATTGGCCGACCATCAACGCCGGCTGCTCGCCTTTTTCACGGCCGTGATCCACCAGCCCGACCAGGCCATCGGCCACATCGACCTGCTCGGCGCCGGCGAGCGCAGGCGGCTGCTGGTGGATTGGAACGACACGGCGCACACGGTGCCGCACACCACGCTCACCGCATTGATCGAGGCGCAACTCGCAGGCAATCCCGAGGGCATTGCATTGCGCTTCGACGGCCATGCGATGCGCAACGGCGAACTGAACCGCCGCGCCAACCGGCTGGCCCACCTGCTGCGCGCGCGCGGCGCGGGCCCGGAGCGCACCGTGGCACTGGCCATTCCGCGTTCGCTGGAACTGATGGTGGCCTTGCTGGCCACGCTGAAGACCGGTGCCGCCTACCTGCCGGTCGATCCCGATTTTCCGCAGGACCGCATCGCGTTCATGCTCGGCGACGCGCAGCCGGTGTGCCTGATCACCACCGCGGCGCTCGCGGAGACGCTGCCGGGCGACGCATCGCAATTGCTGCTCGACCTGCCGCAAACGATTGCCGAACTGGGGACTTGTCCCGACACCGACCTTGGCGCGGCGATCGATCCCGCGCATCCGGCCTATGTGATCTATACGTCGGGCTCTACCGGGATGCCGAAAGGCGCGGTGGTGTCGCATCGCGCCATCGTCAATCGCCTGCGCTGGATGCAGGACCGCTACAGCTTGCAAGCCGACGACCGCGTGCTGCAGAAAACGCCGTCGAGCTTCGATGTGTCGGTGTGGGAATTCTTCTGGCCGCTGATCGACGGCGCCACGCTGGTGCTCGCGAAGCCGGGCGGCCACAAGGATGCGGCGTACCTGGCGGGACTGATCGCGGAAGAGGGCGTCACCACCGTTCACTTCGTGCCGTCGATGCTCGAAGTCTTCCTGCTCGAGCCCGCGGCCTCCGCGTGCACCACGCTGCGCCGCGTGATCTGCAGCGGCGAGGCGTTGTCGCCCGCGCTCCAGTCGCAGTTCCAGCAGAAGCTGCCTTGCGAGCTGCACAACCTCTATGGGCCGACCGAAGCCGCCGTCGACGTCACCTCGTGGGAGTGCCTGCGCGAACCGATGGCCGAATCGGCTTCGGCGAGCGTGCCCATCGGCCGGCCGATCTGGAACACGCAGATGCACGTGCTGGACAGCGGCCTGCAGCCGGTGCCGCCCGGCGTCACAGGCGAGCTGTACATCGCAGGCATGGGCTTGGCGCGTGGGTATCTGAACCGTCCGCTGTTGAGCGCGGAACGCTTCATTGCCAACCCGTACGGCGCACCGGGCAGCCGCATGTACCGCAGCGGCGACCTCGCGCGCTGGCGCAGCGATGGCAGCCTCGACTTCCTCGGCCGCGCCGACCAGCAGGTGAAGATCCGCGGCCTGCGCATCGAACCCGGCGAGATCGAAGCGGTGCTGCTGCAGCACCCGCAAGTTGCGCAGGCGGCTGTCATCGCGCGTGAGGACACACCGGGCGAGAAGCGCCTGGTGGCCTATGTGGTCGCTGCCGAGGCGGCCGATCCACAGGCCGCGGAGCTGCGCGACCACCTGGCGCTGGCCCTGCCCGACTACATGGTTCCTTCGGCGTTCGTGAGCCTGCCGGCCCTGCCGCTCGGGCCCAGCGGCAAGCTCGACCGCAGGGCGCTGCCGCCGCCCGAACTGCAGCCTGCGACGCCGTATGCGGCGCCGCGCACGCCCACCGAAAAGATACTGGCCGGGCTCTGGGCCGAGACGCTGCATCTGCAGCGCGTGGGCATCCACGACAACTTCTTCGAGCTCGGCGGGCACTCGCTGATGATCGTGCAGCTGATCTCGATGATCCGGCAGCAGTTCATGATCGACCTGCCCGTGGACACGCTGTTCCAGGTCTCCACCATCGCCGGCCTTGCGGAGTTGCTCGACCAGGAATCGGGCGCGCGCCCCAGCCTCACGCCGATGCCGCGCCCGGCGCGCATTCCGCTGTCTTTCGCGCAGCGCCGCCTGTGGTTGATGAACCAATTGGCAGACGCCGACCCGGCCTACAACATGCCGCTCGCGCTGCGGCTTTCGGGCGTACTGGACCGCGCGGCGCTGCACGAGGCACTGGGCGACCTGGTGCAGCGCCACGAAAGCCTGCGCACCATTTACCCGAACGAAGACGGGCTGCCGTACCAGCACATTCTCGATGGCGAGCAGGCGCGGCCCGCGGTGATCGAAGCCGTCAGCAGCGAAGAAGAAATCGCCGCGCAGCTGCATGCCGCGGCCCGCTGCGGCTTCAAGCTCGACAGTACCGTGCCCTTGCGCACCCACCTGTTCCGGCTGGCCGACGACGAGCACGTGCTGTTGCTGCTCACGCACCATATCGTGGGCGACGGTGCCTCGCTCATGCCGCTCGCGAGCGACCTCAGCGTGGCGTACGCCGCGCGATGCGAAGGCAAGGCACCGGGTTGGGCGCCGCTGCCGCTGCAATATGCCGACTACGCGCTGTGGCAGCAGCAACTGCTCGGCAGCGAAGACGACCCCGACAGCATGGCCGGCCGCCAGCGCGAATTCTGGCGCGAGACCTTGCGCGACCTGCCCGAGCGGCTGAGCCTGCCTGTCGACCGGCCGCACCCGGCCGCACCCAGCTACCGCGGCGACGTGGTGCCGATTCAGATACCACCGCATGTCCACGAACGCATGCTGCAGCTGGCACGCGACGGCCAGGCCAGCGTCTTCATGGTGCTGCAGGCCGCGCTCGCGGGTCTCTTGCATCGGTTGGGTGCCGGCGACGACATCGCCATCGGCACGCCGGTGGCCGGGCGCAGCGACCACGCGCTGGACGAGCTCATCGGCTGCTTCGTCAACGCACTGGTGCTGCGCAACGACCTCTCGGGGCAGCCGAGCCTGCGCGAACTGATCGCGCGGGTTCGCACCACCAACCTCGCGGCGTACGCGAACCAGGAGTTCCCGTACGACCGCATCGTGGAACTGCTGCGGCCGGGGCGCTCGGGCGCCAACCTGCCCTTGTTCCAGGTCATGCTGGGCTTCCAGCAGGGCGGCAGCCGGCTGTCGTTCAGCTTGCCGGGCCTGTCGATCACGCCGCAGCCAGTGGCCGTCGACACCGCCAAGTTCGACCTGTCGTTCATCCTCGACGAGCTGCGCGGCGCCGATGGCCTGCCGGGCGGCATTGCAGGCGGCATCCAATACAGCACCGACCTGTTCGACCGCGGCACGGTCGAGTCCATCGCGGCGCGGCTGGCGCGCTTGCTCGAAGAGGCCTGCGATGCGCCCGACGAGGCCATCGGCAGCCTGGCGATCCTGAGCACCGAGGAAAACCACCGCCTGCTGCAAGACTGGAGCGGCAGCACGCGCGAACTGGCGCCGCTCACGCTGGCCGACATGGTGCAGGCCCATGCCGCGGCGCGCCCGCATGCCGCGGCGGTGGTGCTCGACAGCGCCACGGTCAGCTATGCCGATCTCGATGCACACGCCAATCGCCTCGCGCATCTGCTGCGCGGCCGGAGCATTGGTCGAGGTGCCGTCGTTGCCACGGTGCTGCCGCGTTCGCTCGACCTGGTGGTGGCCCACCTGGCCATCGTCAAGGCCGGCGCGGCCTACCTGCCCATTGACCCGAACCACATGGCAGGCCGCAGCGCTTTCGTGTTCGAGGAGGCGGCGCCTGCCGCGGTGCTGACCCACGCCGCGCTGCTGCCGCAACTGGCCGGTGTTCCGCATTGCCTGGCGCTCGACAGCGATGAAGCCGTGGCCGCGCTGGCCATGCAGCCGAAGGACGCGCCGGTGCACGCGCAACCAATCGACCCCCAGGATGCCGCCTACATCATCTACACCTCGGGTTCCACGGGCGTGCCCAAGGGCGTGGTGGTGCCGCACGCCGGTTTGAACAGCCTCGGAACGGCGATGGCCGAGCGGCTCGCGATCACTTCGGATTCGCGCGTGCTGCAGTTTTCGTCCAGCGGTTTCGATGCCTCGGTCATGGACCAGCTGATGGCCTTCCATGCCGGCGCCGCGCTCGTCGTACCCGCCGCGCCGCAATGGCTCGGCACCGACCTGGCCGACCTGCTCGAAAGGCAAGCCGTCAGCCATGCGCTGATTCCGCCCGCCGCATTGGCGACCCTGCCGCAGGGTGAGTTCCCGCATCTGCAAACGCTGGTGGTGGGCGGCGAGGCATGCCCCGCCGAACTGGCCGCGCGGTGGTCGGAAGGCCGCCGCATGGTGAACGCCTACGGGCCGACGGAAATCACCATCTGCGCGAGCATGAGCGAGCCGATGAGCGCCGAAGCGCCGCCATCGATCGGTCGTCCGATCTGGAACACGCGCATGTATGTGCTCGACGACAGCCTGCAGCCGGTGCCTCCGGGCGTCGCGGGCGAGCTCTACATCGCGGGCAGCGGCGTGGCGCGCGGCTACCTGAAGCGGCCGCTGCTCAGCGCCGAGCGATTCATCGCCGACCCCTTCGGCGAGCCCGGCAGCCGCATGTACCGCAGCGGCGACCTGGCACGGTGGCGCAGCGACGGCAGCCTCGACTTCCTCGGCCGTGCCGACCAGCAGGTGAAGATTCGCGGCTACCGCATCGAACCTGGGGAGATCGAATCGGTGCTGCTGAAGCACCCGCAAGTGACGCAGGCGGCCGTGATCGTGCGTGAGGACATGCCGGGCGACAAGCGCCTGGTGGCTTACTTCACCGCCGCCTCCGATGACCCGCAGCCGGTCGAGCTGCGCGCGCACATGGCGAAGGCGCTGCCCGACTACATGGTGCCGTCGGCCTTCGTGCACCTGCCGTCGCTGCCGCTGACCCAGAGCGGCAAGCTCGATAAAAAAGCGCTGCCCGCACCCGAGCTGCAGCCGGCCGCCGCGCCGTACGCCGAACCGCGCACGCCCACCGAGAGGCTGCTCGCAGGGCTGTGGGCCGAAACCCTGCACCTGGAGCGCGTGGGCATTCACGACAACTTCTTCGAACTGGGCGGGCATTCGCTCATGGCGATCCAGCTCGGCATGCGCATCCGCCAGCAGGTGCGCGCGGACTTTCCGCATGCGGAGGTGTACAACCGCCCGTCGATTGCCGAACTGGCTGCATGGATCGACAACGCCGGCGGCGCGGCCGAGGCGCTGGACCTGTCGCGCGAGCTCGATCTGCCCGCGCACATTCAACCGCAGAGCACTGCGCCGAAGCTGGTTCCCGAGCGGGTGTTCCTGACCGGCGCCAGCGGCTTCGTCGGCAGCCATCTGCTGGCCGCGCTGCTTCGCGACACCCCGGCGTGTGTCGTCTGCCATGTGCGGGCACCCGATGAAGAAGCGGGCAAGCTGCGCCTGCAGCACACGCTGGCGCAGCGCCAGCTCGGCGCGATCTGGGACGACGCGCGCATCAAGGTGGTGACCGGCGACCTCGGCAAGCCGCGCCTTGGCCTCGACGACAGCGCCGTGCAGCTGGTGCAGGATGGCTGCGACGCCATCTACCACTGCGCCGCACAGGTGGACTTCCTGCATCCCTACGCGAGCCTCAAGCCCGCGAACGTCGGGAGCGTGGTCACGCTGCTCGAATGGACATCGCAGGGCCGCGCGAAGAGCATGCACTACGTCTCCACGCTGGCGGTGATCGACCAGAACAACAAGGAAGACACCATCACCGAGCAGTCGGCGCTGGCCTCTTGGAGCGGGTTGGTCGACGGCTACAGCCAGAGCAAGTGGGTCGGCGATGCACTGGCCCGCGAGGCGCAGGCGCGCGGCATGCCCGTGGCCATCTACCGGCTCGGCGCCGTCACCGGCGACCACACGCATGCGATCTGCAACGCCGACGACCTGATCTGGCGCGTGGCGCATCTCTATGCCGACCTGGAGGCGATTCCCGACATGGACCTGCCGCTCAACCTGACGCCGGTGGACGATGTGGCGCACGCCATTCTCGGCCTCGCGGGCCAGCAGGATTCCTGGGGCCAGGTGTTCCACCTGATGAGCCAGGCGGCGCTGCGGGTGCGCGACATCCCGCAAGTCTTCGAGCGCATGGGCATGCGGCTGGAGCCGGTCGGCCTCGAGCCGTGGCTGCAGCGCGCGCATGCGCGGCTGGCCGTGGCGCAAGACCGCGACCTGGCCGCCGTGCTCGCCATTCTCGACCGCTACGACACCTCGGCCACGCCGCCGCAGGTGAGCGGCGCGGCCACCCATGCGCAGCTCGAAGCCATCGGCGCGCCGATCCGGCCGGTGGACCACGATCTGCTGCAGCGCTACTTCGTCGATCTGGGCATCGACACCAAGGCGCGCCGCACCCCGGAAACCACCACGTCATAG
- a CDS encoding glycosyltransferase, which translates to MARYLIAATALPGHVLPMLAIAQHLVNQGHEVRVHTASQFGAQAEATGAGFTAFEPVIDFDYRDLDKRFPERQRLPSAHAQLCFGLKHFFADAMAPQLAGLRAILRDFDADAIVVDTMFCGTFPLLLGHREDRPAIVSIGISALPLSSCDTAFFGTALPPSSTPEGRQRNKAMNANLKQAMFGDVQRYFDALLTRSGSPALPDFFIDAMVKLPDLYLQLTAESFEYPRSDLPASVRFVGPLLAPASREFAPPDWWHELDDGRSVVLVTQGTLANQNPAQLIGPTLQALAGDRNILVIATTGGPVPPALSANVPANARVLPFLPYDRLLPKVHAMVTNGGYGSVNHALSLGVPLVVAGTSEEKPEIAARVAWSGAGINLGSSQPGARQIGDAVRKVLGESTYRRRAAALCEDFARHRALPGIAEALASLRETSSAYAEMA; encoded by the coding sequence ATGGCACGCTATCTCATCGCCGCAACCGCCTTGCCGGGCCACGTCCTGCCGATGCTGGCCATCGCGCAGCATCTGGTGAACCAGGGGCACGAGGTGCGGGTGCACACCGCGAGCCAGTTCGGGGCGCAGGCTGAGGCGACCGGCGCGGGCTTTACCGCCTTCGAACCCGTCATCGACTTCGACTACCGCGACCTCGACAAGCGCTTTCCCGAACGCCAGCGGCTGCCTTCGGCACATGCGCAACTGTGCTTCGGCCTGAAGCATTTCTTTGCCGATGCCATGGCGCCTCAGCTGGCGGGCCTTCGCGCCATCCTGCGGGATTTCGACGCGGACGCGATCGTGGTCGACACGATGTTCTGCGGCACGTTTCCGTTGCTGCTGGGCCATCGCGAAGACCGCCCGGCCATCGTTTCCATCGGCATCTCGGCGCTGCCGCTGTCCAGCTGCGACACGGCCTTCTTCGGCACCGCGCTGCCGCCGTCTTCCACACCGGAAGGGCGGCAACGCAACAAGGCGATGAATGCCAACCTCAAGCAGGCGATGTTCGGAGACGTGCAGCGCTATTTCGATGCCTTGCTGACGCGCTCGGGCTCGCCCGCGCTGCCGGATTTCTTCATCGACGCCATGGTCAAGCTGCCGGACCTGTACCTGCAGCTGACGGCGGAGTCCTTCGAATACCCGCGCAGCGACCTGCCCGCGTCGGTCCGGTTCGTCGGCCCGCTGCTCGCGCCCGCGAGCCGCGAGTTCGCGCCGCCCGATTGGTGGCACGAACTGGACGACGGCCGCTCGGTCGTGCTGGTGACGCAGGGCACGCTGGCCAACCAGAACCCGGCACAGCTGATCGGCCCGACCTTGCAGGCGCTGGCGGGCGACAGGAACATTCTCGTCATCGCCACCACCGGCGGCCCGGTGCCCCCGGCGCTGAGCGCGAACGTGCCCGCCAATGCCCGCGTGCTGCCGTTCCTGCCTTACGACCGGCTGCTGCCCAAGGTGCACGCGATGGTGACCAACGGCGGCTACGGCTCCGTCAACCATGCGCTGAGCCTGGGCGTGCCGCTGGTGGTCGCCGGTACTTCCGAAGAAAAGCCGGAGATCGCCGCGCGCGTGGCCTGGTCGGGCGCGGGCATCAACCTGGGCAGCAGCCAGCCGGGCGCGCGCCAGATCGGCGACGCCGTGCGCAAGGTGCTGGGCGAATCCACCTATCGCCGCCGCGCCGCCGCGCTGTGCGAGGACTTCGCGCGTCATCGCGCGCTGCCCGGCATCGCCGAAGCGCTCGCATCGCTGCGCGAGACAAGCTCCGCCTACGCGGAAATGGCTTGA
- the xdhA gene encoding xanthine dehydrogenase small subunit has translation MSTESSNKIQPIRFFHRGKIVDVSGVHPTRSVLDWLREDAHCTGTKEGCNEGDCGACTVVIGELAADADAPGTVGGLQLQTVNACIQFLPTLHGKALFTVEDLKDQCPAHAGGETEVQAQDKRPHPVHRLHPVQQAMVDCHGSQCGFCTPGFVMSLWSAYEHHQAEGTQPTRQQLADELSGNLCRCTGYRPILDAGQRMFDLPSVRLDTEPVVAALTALQNDGLDYAAPLGARMDHFHAPKTLAQLAALREQKPRAQLLAGSTDVGLWVNKQFRDLGDIIYVGDVAEMKTIEVRSVDSAEELYIGAGASLESAFEALVQRVPSLTDVWLRFASPPIRHAGTMGGNVANGSPIGDSPPVLMSLDAEIELRRGDVVRRLPLPDFYIDYMKNQLQPGEFAQGLAVPLAAMRRQVRAYKISKRFDCDISALCAGFAIELEAGSDTVKAVRLAFGGMAATVKRAAQAEAALVGKPWRQASVNAAKLALAQDFKPLSDMRASADYRLQVAQNLIQRLWLETRAEDALSLEETSVWSVMPHAAAKAAAEGA, from the coding sequence ATGAGCACCGAGAGCAGCAACAAGATCCAACCCATCCGGTTTTTCCACCGCGGAAAAATCGTCGACGTCAGCGGCGTCCACCCCACGCGCTCGGTCCTCGACTGGCTGCGCGAGGACGCGCACTGCACCGGCACCAAGGAAGGCTGCAACGAAGGCGACTGCGGCGCCTGCACCGTGGTGATCGGCGAACTCGCCGCCGACGCTGACGCGCCGGGCACGGTCGGCGGGTTGCAGTTGCAGACGGTCAACGCCTGCATCCAGTTTTTGCCCACCCTGCACGGCAAGGCGCTCTTCACGGTCGAAGACCTCAAGGACCAGTGCCCGGCCCATGCCGGGGGCGAGACCGAAGTGCAGGCGCAAGACAAGCGCCCGCATCCCGTGCACCGCCTGCACCCGGTGCAGCAGGCCATGGTCGACTGCCATGGCTCGCAGTGCGGCTTCTGCACGCCGGGCTTCGTGATGTCGCTGTGGTCCGCCTACGAGCACCACCAGGCCGAGGGCACGCAGCCCACGCGCCAGCAACTCGCCGACGAGCTCTCGGGCAACCTGTGCCGCTGCACCGGCTACCGGCCGATTCTCGACGCCGGGCAGCGCATGTTCGACCTGCCGAGCGTGCGGCTCGATACCGAGCCCGTGGTGGCTGCGCTCACTGCGCTGCAGAACGACGGCCTCGATTACGCCGCGCCGCTCGGCGCCCGCATGGACCACTTCCACGCCCCCAAGACCCTGGCGCAACTCGCCGCGCTGCGCGAACAGAAGCCGCGCGCCCAGTTGCTCGCCGGCTCCACCGACGTCGGCCTGTGGGTCAACAAGCAGTTCCGCGACCTGGGCGACATCATCTACGTGGGTGACGTGGCCGAAATGAAGACCATCGAAGTCCGTTCGGTCGATAGTGCCGAAGAGCTCTACATCGGCGCCGGCGCCTCGCTCGAATCGGCCTTCGAAGCCCTCGTGCAGCGCGTACCGAGTCTCACGGACGTGTGGCTGCGTTTTGCCTCGCCTCCCATCCGCCATGCCGGCACCATGGGCGGCAACGTGGCCAACGGTTCGCCCATCGGCGATTCGCCGCCGGTGCTGATGTCGCTCGACGCCGAGATCGAGTTGCGCCGCGGCGACGTGGTGCGCCGCCTGCCGCTGCCCGATTTCTACATCGACTACATGAAGAATCAGCTGCAGCCCGGCGAGTTCGCGCAGGGGCTGGCGGTTCCGCTCGCGGCCATGCGCCGCCAAGTGCGCGCCTACAAGATCAGCAAGCGTTTCGACTGCGACATTTCGGCGCTTTGTGCGGGCTTTGCCATCGAACTGGAAGCGGGCAGCGACACCGTGAAGGCCGTGCGCCTGGCCTTCGGCGGTATGGCCGCCACCGTGAAGCGTGCCGCCCAAGCCGAGGCCGCACTCGTGGGCAAGCCGTGGAGGCAAGCCAGCGTGAACGCCGCCAAGCTCGCGCTGGCGCAAGACTTCAAGCCGCTGTCGGACATGCGCGCCTCGGCCGACTACCGGCTGCAGGTGGCGCAGAACCTCATCCAGCGCCTCTGGCTCGAAACCCGCGCCGAAGACGCGCTGTCGCTCGAAGAAACCAGCGTCTGGAGCGTGATGCCGCATGCCGCGGCCAAGGCCGCGGCGGAAGGAGCCTGA
- a CDS encoding MbtH family protein produces the protein MSNPFDDKNANFLVLVNQEGQYSLWPSFIAVPAGWDVALNATDRPACSAFIEAHWRDMRPRSLAAASGG, from the coding sequence ATGAGCAACCCTTTTGACGACAAGAACGCCAATTTCCTGGTCCTGGTCAACCAGGAAGGCCAATATTCGCTCTGGCCGAGCTTCATTGCCGTGCCCGCCGGTTGGGATGTAGCCCTGAACGCCACCGACCGCCCCGCCTGCAGCGCCTTCATCGAAGCCCATTGGCGCGACATGCGGCCACGGTCGCTGGCCGCGGCCAGCGGCGGCTGA